The following proteins come from a genomic window of Caldalkalibacillus uzonensis:
- the cas2 gene encoding CRISPR-associated endonuclease Cas2, translated as MFVIVVYDFNEKRVAKALKICRKYLHWVQNSVFEGEISQANYVKLKTELSRLIDPEEDSVVFYIFRTKRYSKREEMGLKKGGDENIL; from the coding sequence GTGTTTGTCATTGTGGTGTATGATTTCAATGAGAAGAGAGTAGCCAAGGCGCTGAAGATTTGCCGCAAATATTTGCACTGGGTTCAAAATTCGGTGTTTGAAGGTGAGATCTCGCAAGCTAATTATGTTAAATTGAAAACTGAGCTTAGCCGTTTGATTGATCCTGAGGAGGACTCCGTCGTCTTTTATATTTTTAGAACCAAGCGTTATTCTAAACGAGAAGAAATGGGATTAAAAAAGGGTGGAGATGAGAATATTTTGTAG
- the cas1b gene encoding type I-B CRISPR-associated endonuclease Cas1b: protein MKKTLYIFNNGELRRKDNSLYFETDGQRKFIPVEDTNDIFIFGEVDVTKRFLEFASQKEICVHYFNHYGYYMGTFYPREHLNAGHVVLKQAEHYLDKEKRLTLARLFVKGSIGQMRRVVKYYTSRVKSGQEQLTECIDRLDHHLDILPQQKSVEELMAVEGHAREAYYSTFDYIIGDADFRFEKRSQRPPLNRLNALISFGNSLCYTMALSEIYKTYLDPRIGYLHATNFRRFSLNLDLAEIFKPIFVDRLIFYLLNKKMLTKEEFDRQTGGILLSESGKRTFVAEMDKRLKTTISHRHLGRSVSYRRLMRLELYKIQKHILGEKEYEPYQALW from the coding sequence GTGAAAAAAACACTGTATATTTTTAACAATGGCGAATTACGGCGCAAAGATAATAGTCTCTATTTCGAAACGGACGGACAGCGCAAATTTATACCGGTAGAAGATACAAACGATATTTTTATTTTTGGAGAAGTGGACGTGACCAAGCGTTTTTTGGAATTTGCTTCGCAGAAAGAAATCTGTGTGCATTATTTTAATCATTATGGCTATTATATGGGCACATTTTATCCCCGTGAGCATCTTAATGCTGGACATGTTGTGCTAAAACAGGCGGAGCATTATCTGGACAAAGAAAAAAGACTGACTTTGGCTCGCTTGTTTGTTAAAGGTTCCATTGGACAGATGCGCAGGGTGGTTAAGTATTATACTTCGCGTGTGAAATCCGGGCAAGAGCAACTGACGGAATGCATAGACAGGTTAGATCATCATTTGGACATACTTCCACAGCAAAAAAGCGTAGAGGAACTGATGGCTGTGGAGGGCCACGCCCGGGAAGCCTATTACAGTACGTTTGATTATATCATAGGGGATGCTGATTTTCGGTTTGAAAAAAGAAGTCAGCGTCCGCCCTTGAACAGGTTAAATGCCTTGATCAGTTTTGGGAACTCTCTGTGTTACACCATGGCATTGAGTGAAATTTACAAAACGTATCTTGATCCCCGTATCGGCTATTTGCATGCCACAAATTTCAGACGATTTTCTTTGAATCTGGATCTTGCTGAAATTTTTAAGCCAATTTTTGTCGACCGCCTGATTTTTTATTTGCTTAATAAGAAAATGCTTACAAAGGAAGAATTTGACCGGCAAACAGGTGGTATTTTGCTTTCGGAAAGCGGAAAACGGACGTTTGTTGCCGAAATGGATAAGAGGTTAAAGACAACTATTAGCCACAGGCACCTTGGTCGTTCCGTCTCTTACCGGCGGTTAATGCGCTTGGAGTTGTACAAAATTCAAAAGCATATTTTGGGTGAAAAAGAATATGAGCCTTATCAGGCGTTATGGTAA
- the cas4 gene encoding CRISPR-associated protein Cas4 produces the protein MADVKAAPYEMPVTGVHIWYYFICKREVWLIVHQIAADQDDENVDLGRFFNDQTYQRDKKELSFGHIKIDRVREERGELVIGEVKKSSRFKESARYQLLYYLDTLRQMGITARGELLFPKERRKEIVEWTPEAKTKLDKAIADIRKIARFPVPPPPKKIPFCQKCAYREYCWAEEG, from the coding sequence ATGGCTGATGTAAAGGCAGCTCCCTATGAGATGCCGGTTACTGGCGTACACATTTGGTATTACTTCATCTGCAAGCGGGAAGTGTGGCTGATCGTCCATCAAATTGCAGCCGACCAGGATGATGAAAACGTTGATTTGGGACGATTCTTCAATGATCAAACCTACCAGCGTGATAAAAAAGAATTATCGTTTGGTCACATTAAAATTGATCGTGTGCGGGAAGAACGAGGAGAACTTGTGATCGGTGAAGTGAAAAAGTCGTCCCGGTTTAAGGAGAGTGCGCGTTACCAACTCTTGTATTATCTAGATACTTTGCGACAAATGGGCATTACAGCCAGGGGTGAACTTCTTTTTCCTAAAGAGCGCAGAAAGGAAATAGTGGAATGGACACCTGAAGCGAAAACAAAATTGGACAAGGCTATTGCTGATATACGGAAAATCGCTCGCTTTCCCGTCCCCCCTCCTCCTAAAAAAATTCCCTTTTGCCAAAAATGTGCTTACCGGGAATATTGCTGGGCGGAGGAGGGTTGA
- the cas3 gene encoding CRISPR-associated helicase Cas3', protein MNVLYSHPDQSLQNHLAGVLKAVQQLWEQRQFTGWETTEEKRRLRDLLCVAAVFHDFAKATSYFQDYILSEDKKKTPLNRHSLLSAIVSYFIGKKNLEPQQHASYEPLFLFLAVKRHHGNMNNLFSEVNIPQEERHPLLEQAKAIDYAGWNDIVFHLASFLPETIKSLHPLTEEQVTQWVETFFEKDIRHWRRKIRRELKPQTVQTTQFYYKYCSLYSLLLDADKNQAAFQEKLRIERKDINSLCVDEYRAKQNWNLAGINRLREQAYREVKENLEQAPGRLFSINLPTGLGKTIISLKAALQLRERRKCERGIAPRIIYALPFLSVIDQNAKVFENVLRYQPFPVDPFMLMKHHSMVDPYEEMFGDAEYDFNENQARILMEGWQSELICTTFVQLFQTLISNRNRAMRKFHRLANAILVIDEIQAVPVKFWPLMREMLLELTRGMNTDVILLTATQPKLFEPADGLIELCHRQKYFNQMDRVRLFPNVSTKQTIEEFVEGLNLYPERSYLFILNTISSAKELFAELKTKFDEPIAFLSTHIPPKERLKRIREIKAGKYRIVVSTQLVEAGVDIDFDVIYRDLSPMESIVQSSGRCNRNGLRTGTVHIMHLWNGKKGSYAGLVYPKVAIEETKALLQQFEEIKEQELFPLIEKYYEIIKTKLSKSESIKYLNAVSTLYFSGEEDPERIPVSDFQLIEEEYPKIDIFIELDEEARRIWASFEEIIDMENSLQRYQQLARLKIKFQEYVVSVPAKVENRPPVVNDHFYVGYNSLADYYDPNTGFITEGVTAIW, encoded by the coding sequence ATGAATGTCTTGTATTCCCATCCCGACCAATCACTTCAAAATCATTTGGCAGGAGTGCTCAAAGCTGTTCAGCAGCTGTGGGAACAGCGTCAGTTTACCGGCTGGGAAACAACTGAAGAAAAGCGGAGGCTACGTGACCTATTGTGCGTGGCCGCCGTTTTTCATGATTTCGCAAAAGCTACATCTTATTTTCAAGACTATATACTTTCGGAAGATAAAAAGAAAACGCCACTAAACAGACATTCCCTTTTATCAGCCATCGTGAGCTATTTTATAGGGAAAAAAAATCTCGAACCTCAGCAACATGCTTCTTATGAACCGCTTTTCTTATTTTTGGCCGTCAAACGGCATCATGGAAATATGAACAATTTGTTCTCAGAAGTTAATATCCCTCAAGAAGAACGCCATCCTCTGCTTGAACAAGCAAAAGCGATTGACTATGCTGGATGGAATGACATTGTGTTTCACTTGGCGTCCTTTCTGCCTGAAACAATCAAAAGTTTACACCCCCTTACAGAAGAACAAGTCACACAGTGGGTAGAAACGTTTTTCGAAAAGGACATCCGCCATTGGCGCAGGAAAATCCGCAGAGAGTTGAAACCCCAAACGGTCCAAACGACCCAGTTCTATTACAAATATTGTTCTCTATACTCCCTCTTGTTGGATGCCGATAAAAATCAAGCAGCATTTCAGGAGAAGCTGAGAATCGAACGTAAAGATATAAACTCTTTATGTGTAGATGAGTATCGGGCCAAACAAAATTGGAATTTAGCAGGGATTAACCGTCTGCGTGAACAGGCATATCGTGAAGTGAAGGAGAATCTGGAACAAGCCCCGGGCCGGTTATTTTCCATAAACTTACCAACAGGACTGGGAAAAACGATTATATCGCTGAAAGCAGCTTTGCAGTTAAGAGAGCGTAGAAAGTGTGAAAGAGGAATTGCCCCACGTATCATTTATGCTCTGCCATTTTTAAGTGTCATTGATCAAAATGCGAAAGTGTTTGAAAATGTGTTGCGATATCAGCCTTTTCCAGTTGATCCTTTTATGTTGATGAAACACCACTCCATGGTGGATCCCTATGAGGAGATGTTCGGTGATGCCGAGTATGATTTTAACGAGAATCAGGCCCGTATTTTGATGGAAGGCTGGCAATCAGAATTGATCTGCACCACGTTTGTTCAGTTGTTTCAAACTCTGATTAGCAATCGCAATCGTGCGATGCGGAAGTTTCACCGTTTGGCGAATGCTATTTTGGTCATCGATGAAATACAGGCCGTTCCTGTAAAATTTTGGCCCTTGATGAGGGAGATGTTGCTTGAATTGACGCGTGGGATGAATACGGATGTCATTCTGTTAACAGCAACACAGCCTAAGTTATTTGAACCAGCTGACGGGTTAATCGAGTTGTGCCACCGGCAAAAGTATTTCAACCAGATGGACAGGGTTCGTTTATTCCCGAATGTTTCCACAAAACAAACGATAGAAGAGTTTGTAGAAGGGTTGAATCTTTATCCTGAGCGTTCCTATTTATTTATATTGAACACCATTTCATCTGCCAAAGAACTATTTGCTGAATTGAAAACGAAATTTGACGAGCCAATAGCCTTTTTATCTACGCATATTCCACCTAAAGAAAGATTAAAACGGATTAGGGAAATAAAAGCGGGTAAATATCGGATTGTGGTGAGCACTCAACTTGTTGAGGCAGGAGTAGATATTGATTTTGATGTGATTTATCGGGATCTGTCTCCCATGGAAAGCATTGTTCAATCATCTGGGCGTTGTAACCGGAATGGATTGCGCACAGGAACGGTTCACATCATGCATTTGTGGAATGGGAAAAAAGGCTCTTACGCCGGGTTGGTTTATCCAAAAGTGGCGATTGAAGAGACAAAAGCGTTGTTGCAACAATTTGAGGAAATTAAGGAACAAGAGTTGTTTCCCTTAATCGAGAAGTACTATGAGATCATCAAAACAAAACTGAGCAAGAGTGAATCTATAAAATATTTAAACGCTGTAAGCACTCTCTATTTTTCAGGGGAGGAAGATCCTGAACGTATTCCCGTGTCAGATTTTCAATTAATTGAAGAAGAGTATCCTAAGATTGATATTTTTATTGAGCTAGATGAAGAAGCCAGAAGGATTTGGGCCTCCTTTGAAGAGATAATAGACATGGAAAATAGTCTTCAAAGGTACCAACAGTTGGCCAGGTTAAAGATAAAGTTTCAAGAATATGTGGTCTCAGTTCCGGCCAAAGTGGAAAACCGTCCGCCGGTGGTTAACGATCATTTTTACGTAGGGTACAATTCACTTGCTGACTATTACGATCCAAACACGGGTTTTATTACAGAAGGGGTAACCGCTATATGGTAA
- the cas5b gene encoding type I-B CRISPR-associated protein Cas5b, translated as MRTLIFDIWGEWGHFRKYYSTSSPLTFSVLPPTAAYGILGAVLGLSKENNMYLTQLKEAHTRIGVGLIHPVKKIMFGLNLINTKGNVWVPKQRREGARTQIRTEFLKDARFRLFVAMDDEALYNKLVSHIKQHKTYYTVSLGLSELLANFQFVDEIDGHWKKSTGEPVEMHTVVPLSLIRHKGVRLQPGKRYKKERLPLDMNDVRIVSAYEECLFDMNGQTIEADVAHYYEGTGNNGTIYRYVFLNERISESVVQQGEVL; from the coding sequence ATGCGAACATTGATTTTTGACATATGGGGGGAGTGGGGACACTTTCGGAAATACTATTCAACTTCCTCCCCCTTAACTTTCTCTGTTCTTCCACCTACAGCCGCTTATGGGATACTTGGAGCTGTCTTGGGCTTGTCAAAGGAAAATAACATGTATCTAACTCAATTAAAAGAGGCTCATACGCGCATTGGAGTTGGCTTAATCCATCCGGTCAAGAAAATCATGTTTGGTCTAAACTTAATTAATACCAAAGGGAATGTATGGGTGCCCAAACAACGGAGGGAAGGTGCAAGAACGCAGATCCGCACAGAATTTTTGAAAGATGCCCGGTTCCGATTATTCGTTGCTATGGATGATGAAGCTCTATATAACAAGCTGGTTAGTCATATCAAACAACATAAGACATATTATACAGTTTCGCTTGGCTTGAGCGAGTTACTGGCTAACTTTCAATTTGTAGATGAAATAGACGGCCACTGGAAAAAGTCAACAGGCGAACCTGTAGAAATGCATACGGTGGTTCCGTTATCTCTTATCCGGCATAAAGGGGTTCGGCTCCAACCGGGGAAAAGGTACAAAAAGGAACGACTTCCTTTGGATATGAATGATGTCCGGATTGTATCGGCCTATGAAGAATGTTTGTTTGATATGAACGGCCAAACGATTGAAGCAGATGTGGCCCATTATTATGAAGGAACTGGAAATAACGGGACAATATACCGTTACGTTTTCCTCAATGAGCGTATTTCGGAAAGCGTTGTTCAACAAGGTGAGGTTTTATGA
- the cas7b gene encoding type I-B CRISPR-associated protein Cas7/Csh2, producing the protein MNRSEILFLYDASWTNPNGDPVDENKPRIDEETGRNIVTDVRLKRTIRDYLHEYRGKEIFVREISDDEGIIQDAKHRAEDFLWENGEKVSKSNLKLAEMKRLIQENLLRECIDVRLFGGTIPVEKSSKEKSSITLTGPVQFQMGQSLHRVKLEYIKGTGAFASGDKQTRKTFREEYVVPYSLIAFYGVINEKAAEHTHMTEEDVALLLEGLWNGTKNLISRSKVGQQPRLLLRVVYREDCFHIGELNRLIRFHTEKAEEEVRHVSDGTLDLSLLLEKLAEERDKIQEVQYRFDSQMNLSHNLLEELNRLGIKTQELIY; encoded by the coding sequence ATGAATCGTTCTGAAATTCTCTTTCTTTATGACGCCAGTTGGACAAATCCGAACGGAGATCCGGTGGATGAAAACAAGCCGCGCATCGATGAAGAGACAGGGCGTAATATCGTCACTGATGTTCGCCTCAAACGTACGATTCGTGATTATCTTCATGAGTATCGGGGAAAAGAAATTTTTGTCCGGGAGATATCAGATGATGAAGGGATCATTCAGGATGCCAAGCACCGGGCGGAAGACTTTTTATGGGAAAATGGTGAAAAGGTATCCAAGTCAAATCTGAAACTTGCTGAGATGAAGCGTTTGATTCAGGAGAATCTGCTTCGAGAATGTATTGATGTACGGCTTTTCGGCGGAACGATCCCCGTTGAGAAAAGTTCGAAAGAAAAAAGTTCCATTACCTTGACCGGTCCCGTTCAGTTCCAAATGGGACAATCCCTGCACCGGGTCAAGCTTGAATATATAAAGGGGACTGGCGCTTTTGCTTCAGGAGATAAACAAACGCGGAAAACGTTTCGGGAAGAGTATGTTGTTCCGTATTCCTTAATTGCTTTTTATGGCGTGATCAATGAAAAAGCGGCGGAACACACCCATATGACTGAAGAGGATGTTGCACTTTTGCTGGAAGGCCTTTGGAACGGAACCAAAAACTTGATCTCCCGCAGTAAGGTGGGGCAACAACCTCGCTTATTGCTGCGTGTGGTTTATCGTGAAGATTGTTTCCATATCGGAGAGTTAAACCGCTTAATTCGTTTCCACACTGAAAAAGCGGAAGAAGAAGTTCGTCATGTATCCGATGGTACGTTGGATCTGTCGCTGTTGTTAGAAAAACTGGCAGAAGAGAGAGACAAAATTCAAGAGGTACAATATCGGTTTGATTCGCAAATGAATTTGTCCCATAACCTGCTTGAAGAGTTGAATCGACTTGGAATTAAAACACAAGAACTCATCTATTAG